Genomic segment of Zingiber officinale cultivar Zhangliang chromosome 11B, Zo_v1.1, whole genome shotgun sequence:
TGTGCTTGCTTCTGGACGAGTACGGGAAGGTCCTAATCACCGCCGCCGACAATGTTGGGTCCAACCAGCTCCAAAGCATCCGCAGGGGCCTCTGCGGCGACTCCGTCATCCTCATGGGCAAGAACACCCTCATCCGCCGCTGCATCCGCTTCCACACCGAGAAGACCGGCAACAAGGACTTCCTCAACCTCCTCCCCCTTCTCGTCGTACGCACTCTTCGCCATTTCCCATTTCCTCATCTTTAGTTCCTTCATGAATCGATCATTTAGCTATTTAGTAATTATCCTTGACTGATTCAGGGGAATGTGGGATTGATATTCACAAAGGGCGATCTTAAGGAAGTTAGCGAGGAGGTTGCCAAGTACAAGGTGTTGAATATAATAAATGTGATTTTTTGATGTTGGTTATCACGATTATCATAGTTTTCTGTCGAGTGATCAATATTTTTGGTGTTTTCCATTTGCAAGTTCGTAGACAACTTTTTTGCTAGATTGTATAAACCTTTTCCACTCCGTAGTATCTTTAGTTCAGTACCCCATGTGTACATTTGAATTCCTTCACCAAAGGGGCCAGATATGAAACACTGAATCTATGTTGCTTGATCATCTATCTGTTAATGTGTTTTTAATGCTATTTTATGTTGGATATTACAATGATCAGAGTTTTGGGTCAAGTGATCAATATTTGTTGGTTGAGGTTTTCCATTTTGCAAGTTCTTAGATAACTTGTTTGTTATATTGTATAAACCTTTTCCACTCTGTATTACTTCCTGCACCAAAGAGACCAGATATGAAACACTGAAACTAAATCAACGATTAAAGGTGATTAATCATCTCTAGTTTAAGCCATTTTGTTCTCCAAAGAAAGTATCTTTCTTCTAGTGCTCTGTCAAGCAAATGAAACATTTAATAAGAGTGTTGATGCAGGCATTGATAATGAGAAGGCAGTCAAGCTTTATGAAGTTCCACTCGTGAAATTCTTGGAGCAGAAATAGCTTTGTCATTTGGGTGGTACGTTCCTTAACTCGAAAATAGCTTATTCTGAATCGGACATGCTAAGATCAATGATATGACTACCGTGTCTCTATACTGTTTAATTGCTTTTATACTACATGCATTATTGATTATGGCAGGGTCAAGTATAGTAAAGATATCCTAAGTTACTTGGAGGATCTGTGGCTGAACGATGAATGCCAATATAATGGTTCTATGCTGGATGTCTTTCTTGTTACTGATCAATGATCCCTCTCTTCCTGAGCTTTGTCTTAACTAATGTTAATGCCTGTTTACACTTACGTGTGGTTGAACATTTGCAGGCTGCATCTTGTTTTTTCTTCTCCAAGGCATCTAATGATTTCTGGAGTATGCATTATTATTATGGAAATCTTATATCTAATGGATTTTTCCCTTTTGGGTTTTGTgatttgttcttcaattttgggattcggtatgcttcctcttctctcttgttATAATATATTCCATTTTGACATTGCATGTAGTGTCATGAGTTGCTGCTTCTGTAGTGATTAGAAACTGGACAAGGTCTTGATGATCCATGGTCCAATAGGTTGGTGGGTTATATACAAGGCTATCCTTGTATTGTTTACAGTATTCATATGGATTTTCTCTTTTGTGCTTTAAGTTGGTTGGCAGAGAATGCACACTTGTTTCGGGCTGTATTTATAATGATCTGACTTGTGTAATGTGAATCATATATGTTCAAAGATATACATGATCAAGAACAATGAATCAAGCTACTTAGCAATGTCGTGATTGTGTTCCAGCACCATAGTCATAGGCACAATATAACATTTGTATTTTCCAAGGTACTTAGGCAATGAATTTAGCTgtgtattttgataaatatttttctttgttaaattatttagcaccCAGAGCAACATAGTTGTTTCTTATATCATTTGTGTATAGTCATCATGAAA
This window contains:
- the LOC122033918 gene encoding 60S acidic ribosomal protein P0-like, with product MVKLSKAEKKVRYDKKLCLLLDEYGKVLITAADNVGSNQLQSIRRGLCGDSVILMGKNTLIRRCIRFHTEKTGNKDFLNLLPLLVGNVGLIFTKGDLKEVSEEVAKYKVFLKQLHLGDLEEVLKILSQDQRENFKKIFRCLHFQADDDI